The following nucleotide sequence is from Mycobacterium sp. 3519A.
CCCATAAGCCGCAGCCTACGGACCCGCGAGGCAAGGAACTAACGCGGGAGAAACCGCCGATAATTCACAGGAATGTGGCAGTCAACGCCAGTCGGGGTTTCAGCTGCGCTGGTCACATGTTTTACTGCACACGCACAACTGAAATTTTCTCGGTCCGCTCTTCCGCCGAACCGGGCTCAGTAGAGCGGGCGCGACAGCGCAGTAGAGACAGTGCTGCGGTGGCGAATGACGATCTGTGGTCGTCGGGGAACTAGTTACAGCTGTAGCGGTAACCGGAAGATGGATGGAATTGCTCTATGAGGTTCGTTGACAAGATTCGTGGCCATTGGGCGCGCCGGTTCGCGGTGGCAGCCATCGCGGCGGCCGTCCTGCCTGGCGTGGTTGGCCTAGCTGGAGGGTCCGCGACCGCGGGTGCCTTCTCCCGGCCAGGCCTGCCGGTCGAGTACCTGATGGTGCCGTCGCCGTCGATGGGCCGGGACATCAAGATCCAGTTCCAGAAGGGCACCGGCACGAAGGCGGTGTACCTGCTCGACGGCCTGCGCGCTCAGGACGACTACAACGGCTGGGACATCAACACCCAGGCGTTCGAGTGGTTCCTCGATACGCCGCTGTCGATCGTCATGCCGGTCGGTGGCCAGTCGAGCTTCTATTCCGACTGGTATTCGCCCGCGTGCGGTAAGAGCGGCTGCCAGACGTACAAGTGGGAGACCTTCCTGACCAGCGAGCTGCCGCAGTGGCTGTCCGCCAACAAGGGCGTGTCCACTACCGGCAACGCCGCGGTCGGCCTGTCGATGGCGGGCAACTCCGCGATGATCCTGGCGGTCTATCACCCCGAGATGTACATCTACGCAGGTTCGTTGTCCGCGTTCCTCAACCCGTCCGAGGGCAGTTGGCCGTTCCTGATCAACATGGCGATGGGCGATGCAGGCGGATACAAGGCCAACGACATGTGGGGCCCGACCGAGGATCCGAACAGCGCATGGAAGCGCAACGACCCGATGGTGCAGATTCCGGCGTTGGTGGCCAACAACACTCGGTTGTGGGTGTACTGCGGCAACGGCACGCCGAATGAGTTGGGCGGCGCCGACCTGCCTGCGACGTTCCTCGAGGGTCTGACGATCCGCACCAACGAGACGTTCCGCGACAACTACATCGCCGCGGGCGGTCACAACGCGGTGTTCAACTTCCCGCCGAACGGCACTCACAGCTGGGGCTACTGGGGTGCGCAGCTTCAGCAGATGAAGCCGGACCTGATTTCCTACCTCGGCTGATCACCGGAACACGCGAAAGCCCCCGACACCGGCCGAGTCGGGGGCTTTTGCGTTGGTGAATACTGAGCCCATGGTCGCAGTCAATGCTTTGGTCGCACACCAGGATGCCGAGGGCACGATCACGCTTGCGCACGAGGTTGTCGACGACAGCTTCTTGCCCGAGGGTGACGTCACCATCTCCGTCGAATACTCCGGCGTCAACTACAAAGACGCACTGGCCATCACCCCGAAGGGCGGTGTGGCACGGTCGTATCCGCTCATCCCGGGTATCGATGTCGCAGGCACGGTGACCGCAAGCGCGGTCGACGACTTCGCGGTGGGGGACCGGGTGGTCGCTCACGGATACGACATCGGCACCGGACGCCACGGCGGATACGCCGACACCGCCCGGTTTCCGGCCGACTATCTGGTCAAGCTGGATACCCTGACCACCGCGCAGGCGGCCGCCATCGGCACTGCCGGCTTCACAGCGGCTATGAGCGTCAACGCAATTCGCGCACACGGGGTGCGGCCTCAGGACGGGCCGGTGCTGGTGACCGGTGCGACGGGCGGCGTCGGCAGCGTCAGCGTCGACTTGTTGGCCGGCCTCGGCTACGAGGTGATCGCATCCACCGGAAAGGCGGAGGCACACGATTACCTGATGGGGCTCGGCGCGTACCAGGTGGTCGGCCGGTTGCCCGCGGAGGGCGAGAAGGTTCGCCCGCTCGGCAAGTCGAGCTACGCCGCGGTGGTCGACAGCGTCGGCGGCGACACTCTTGCGTACGCGTTGAGCACGCTCAATTACGCTGGCGTGGCGGCGATTTCAGGTCTGGCCCGGTCGGCTGATCTGCCGACGACGGTGATGCCGTTCATCCTGCGCGGTGTCACGCTGGTAGGCATCGACTCGGTGCTGCTGCCGATCGACAAGCGTCGCGAACTGTGGCAGTCGATCGCCACCGAGTTACTGCCCGACCACCTCGACGACATCACCCACGACGTCTCGATCCTCGACGCACCGCAGACCTTGCGCAGCATCGTCGGGGGCGGCGTCACGGGCCGCACCCGCGTGGTGGTCAAGGGCGGCTTCTAACCGGGCTGCTCGCCGGGAGGAAGGGGCTACTTCAGCTCGGACGATGACAGGCCCAGCAGGCGGCGAGCCACCACCAGTTGCTGGATCTGCTGCGTGCCCTCGAAGATGTCGAGGATCTTGCTGTCGCGGGCCCACTTCTCCAACAGCGCCTGCTCCGAATAGCCGACGGTGCCTGCCAACTCGACCGCCTTGAGCGTGATGTCGCTGGCGACGCGGCCGGCCTTGGCCTTACCCATCGACGCTTCCTTGGAGTTCGGGATGTTGTTGTCGGCCTGCCATGCGGAGCGGACCATCAGCAGATAGGCCGCCTCCCAATCGGATTCCATGCGCAGGAACTCGGCTGCGGGCGCGCTCTGTGCGTGTGACGGCTTGTCGTAGGAGATCTCGACACCGGCCTCGGTGAGGATCTTGCGCAGTTCCTCGAGCGCGGCGCGGGCGATGCCGACCGCCATCGCGGCGACCACCGGACGCGTGTTGTCGAAGGTCTCCATCACCCCGGCGAAGCCCTTCTCCACCTGGATCTCCGGGCTGCCCAGCAGGTTGTCCTTCGGGATGCGGACGTTGTCGAACCGGATCACCGCGGTGTCGGAGGCCTTGATGCCGAGCTTGTCCTCGAGACGCTCGACGGTGACGCCGGGGTAATCGCGCGGCACGATGAACGACTTGATCGCCGCGCGGCCCAACGACTTGTCCAGCGTCGCCCACACGACGATGTGGGAGGCCCGAGATCCGGCGGTGACGAAGATCTTCTCGCCGTTGATGACGTACTCGTCGCCGTCCAGCTTCGCGGTGGTCGACACCGCCGCGGAGTCCGAGCCGAAGCCGGGCTCGGTGATGGCCATGGCCGCCCACACGCCCTTGCCGAGCCGCTCCAGCTGTTCGGGGGTGGCCACGCTGGAGATCGCGGCGTTGCCGAGGCCTTGGCGCGGCACGGACAGCATCAAAGCGACGTCGCCCCAACTGATTTCCATCACGTTGAGGACGGCCGACATGTTGCCGCCGTTGTGGTTCGTTTCCTTGGTCTCGGTGCCCGCGAAGGCCTCGGCGCCGGCGAACGCGAAAGCCTTTGCGTCCGAGATGCCTTCGAACAATGTCGCCAGCGTGTCCAACTCGACCGGGTATTCGTGCTCGCGCAGGTCCCACTTGCGGGCGATCGGCCGCAGCATTTCAGCGGCGCCCTGATGCGCCTTCTCGATGACCGCTTCCAGCTTGCGCGGCAGTTCCAGATTGATTGCCATGGTTCGACTTTCGCTCGAAGTTAGACGACGACGACACCCTCGGCGACGCCGATGGCCCGCAGATCGCGGTACCAGCGTTCGACCGGGTGCTCCTTGGTGTAACCGTGGCCGCCGAGCAGTTGCACGCCGTCGAGTCCGATCTGCATGCCCTTGTCGGTGCCCAGTCGCTTGGCCAGCGCGGCCTCACGGGCGAACGGCAGGCCCTGGTCGGCGCGAGAGGCTCCGCGCCAGGTGATGAGCCGCAACCCGTCGAACTCGATCGCGATGTTGGCGCACATGAACGCCACCGCCTGCCGGTGCGCGATCGGTTCGCCGAAGGCGTGCCGCTCCTTGACGTAGGGCACCACGTAGTCGAGCACCGCATGCGCGGTCCCG
It contains:
- a CDS encoding esterase family protein, producing MRFVDKIRGHWARRFAVAAIAAAVLPGVVGLAGGSATAGAFSRPGLPVEYLMVPSPSMGRDIKIQFQKGTGTKAVYLLDGLRAQDDYNGWDINTQAFEWFLDTPLSIVMPVGGQSSFYSDWYSPACGKSGCQTYKWETFLTSELPQWLSANKGVSTTGNAAVGLSMAGNSAMILAVYHPEMYIYAGSLSAFLNPSEGSWPFLINMAMGDAGGYKANDMWGPTEDPNSAWKRNDPMVQIPALVANNTRLWVYCGNGTPNELGGADLPATFLEGLTIRTNETFRDNYIAAGGHNAVFNFPPNGTHSWGYWGAQLQQMKPDLISYLG
- a CDS encoding MDR family oxidoreductase; this translates as MVAVNALVAHQDAEGTITLAHEVVDDSFLPEGDVTISVEYSGVNYKDALAITPKGGVARSYPLIPGIDVAGTVTASAVDDFAVGDRVVAHGYDIGTGRHGGYADTARFPADYLVKLDTLTTAQAAAIGTAGFTAAMSVNAIRAHGVRPQDGPVLVTGATGGVGSVSVDLLAGLGYEVIASTGKAEAHDYLMGLGAYQVVGRLPAEGEKVRPLGKSSYAAVVDSVGGDTLAYALSTLNYAGVAAISGLARSADLPTTVMPFILRGVTLVGIDSVLLPIDKRRELWQSIATELLPDHLDDITHDVSILDAPQTLRSIVGGGVTGRTRVVVKGGF
- a CDS encoding acyl-CoA dehydrogenase family protein, encoding MAINLELPRKLEAVIEKAHQGAAEMLRPIARKWDLREHEYPVELDTLATLFEGISDAKAFAFAGAEAFAGTETKETNHNGGNMSAVLNVMEISWGDVALMLSVPRQGLGNAAISSVATPEQLERLGKGVWAAMAITEPGFGSDSAAVSTTAKLDGDEYVINGEKIFVTAGSRASHIVVWATLDKSLGRAAIKSFIVPRDYPGVTVERLEDKLGIKASDTAVIRFDNVRIPKDNLLGSPEIQVEKGFAGVMETFDNTRPVVAAMAVGIARAALEELRKILTEAGVEISYDKPSHAQSAPAAEFLRMESDWEAAYLLMVRSAWQADNNIPNSKEASMGKAKAGRVASDITLKAVELAGTVGYSEQALLEKWARDSKILDIFEGTQQIQQLVVARRLLGLSSSELK